One Symphalangus syndactylus isolate Jambi chromosome 20, NHGRI_mSymSyn1-v2.1_pri, whole genome shotgun sequence DNA segment encodes these proteins:
- the RAPGEFL1 gene encoding rap guanine nucleotide exchange factor-like 1 isoform X2 gives MLIHPRGLSSPSHRRKINSTYFYLLLDDIVLTHSLFLPTEKFLQELHQYFVRAGGMEGPEGLGRKQACLAMLLHFLDTYQGLLQEEEGAGHIIKDLYLLIMKDESLYQGLREDTLRLHQLVETVELKIPEENQPPSKQVKPLFRHFRRIDSCLQTRVAFRGSDEIFCRVYMPDHSYVTIRSRLSASVQDILGSVTEKLQYSEEPAGREDSLILVAVASSGEKVLLQPTEDCVFTTLGINSHLFACTRDSYEALVPLPEEIQVSPGDTEIHRVEPEDVANHLTAFHWELFRCVHELEFVDYVFHGERGRRETANLELLLQRCSEVTHWVATEVLLCEAPGKRAQLLKKFIKIAALCKQNQDLLSFYAVVMGLDNAAVSRLRLTWEKLPGKFKNLFRKFENLTDPCRNHKSYREVISKMKPPVIPFVPLILKDLTFLHEGSKTLVDGLVNIEKLHSVAEKVRTIRKYRSRPLCLDMEASPHHLQTKAYVRQFQVIDNQNLLFELSYKLEANSQ, from the exons ATGCTAATTCACCCAAGAGGCCTTTCCAGCCCTTCTCACAGAAGGAAGATAAACTCCACATATTTCT ATCTCCTGCTGGATGACATTGTCCTTAcccattctctcttcctcccgACGGAGAAATTTCTGCAGGAGCTACACCAGTA CTTTGTTCGGGCAGGAGGCATGGAGGGCCCTGAAGGGCTGGGCCGGAAGCAGGCCTGTCTAGCCATGCTTCTCCATTTCTTGGACACCTACCAGGGGCTGCTTCAAGAGGAAGAGGGGGCCGGCCACATCATCAAG GATCTATACCTGCTAATTATGAAGGACGAGTCCCTTTACCAGGGCCTCCGAGAGGACACTCTGAGGCTGCACCAGCTGGTGGAGACGGTGGAACTAAA GATTCCAGAGGAGAACCAGCCACCCAGCAAGCAGGTGAAGCCACTCTTCCGCCACTTCCGCCGGATAGACTCCTGTCTGCAGACCCGGGTGGCCTTCCGGGGCTCTGATGAGA TCTTCTGCCGTGTATACATGCCTGACCACTCTTATGTGACCATACGCAGCCGCCTTTCAGCATCTGTGCAGGACATTCTGGGCTCTGTGACGGAGAAACTTCAATATTCAGAGGAGCCCGCGGGGCGTGAGGATTCCCTCATCCTGGTAGCTGTGGCTTCCTCGGGAG AGAAGGTCCTTCTTCAGCCCACTGAGGACTGTGTTTTCACCACACTGGGCATCAACAGCCACCTGTTTGCCTGTACTCGGGACAGCTATGAGGCTCTG GTGCCCCTCCCCGAGGAGATCCAGGTCTCCCCTGGAGACACAGAGATCCACCGAGTGGAGCCTGAGGACGTTGCCAACCACCTAACTGCCTTCCACTGGGAGCTGTTCCGATGTGTGCACGAG CTGGAGTTCGTGGACTACGTGTTCCACGGGGAGCGCGGCCGCCGGGAGACGGCCAACTTGGAGCTGCTGTTGCAGCGCTGCAGCGAGGTCACGCACTGGGTGGCCACAGAAGTGCTGCTCTGCGAGGCCCCGGGCAAGCGCGCGCAGCTGCTCAAGAAGTTCATCAAGATCGCAGCCCT CTGCAAGCAGAACCAGGACCTGCTGTCTTTCTACGCCGTGGTCATGGGGCTGGACAACGCAGCTGTCAGCCGCCTTCGACTCACCTGGGAG AAGCTGCCAGGGAAATTCAAGAACTTGTTCCGCAAATTTGAGAACCTGACG GACCCCTGCAGGAACCACAAAAGCTACCGAGAAGTCATCTCCAAAATGAAGCCCCCAGTGATTCCCTTCGTGCCTCTGATCCTCAAAG ACCTGACTTTCCTGCACGAAGGGAGTAAGACCCTTGTAGATGGTTTGGTGAACATTGAGAAGCTG CATTCAGTGGCCGAAAAAGTGAGGACAATCCGCAAATACCGGAGCCGGCCCCTTT GCCTGGACATGGAGGCATCCCCCCATCACCTGCAGACCAAGGCCTACGTGCGCCAGTTTCAGGTCATCGACAACCAGAACCTCCTCTTCGAGCTCTCCTACAAGCTGGAGGCGAACAGTCAGTGA
- the RAPGEFL1 gene encoding rap guanine nucleotide exchange factor-like 1 isoform X1: protein MKPLEKFLKKQTSQLAGRTVAGGPGGGPGSCGGPGGGGGPGGGGGPAGGQRSLQRRQSVSRLLLPAFLREPPAELGLEPPLEEEGEPKGVAEEPGSGGPCWLQLEEVPGPGPLGGGGPLRSPSSYSSDELSPGEPLTSPPWAPLGAPERPEHLLNRVLERLAGGATRDSAASDLLLDDIVLTHSLFLPTEKFLQELHQYFVRAGGMEGPEGLGRKQACLAMLLHFLDTYQGLLQEEEGAGHIIKDLYLLIMKDESLYQGLREDTLRLHQLVETVELKIPEENQPPSKQVKPLFRHFRRIDSCLQTRVAFRGSDEIFCRVYMPDHSYVTIRSRLSASVQDILGSVTEKLQYSEEPAGREDSLILVAVASSGEKVLLQPTEDCVFTTLGINSHLFACTRDSYEALVPLPEEIQVSPGDTEIHRVEPEDVANHLTAFHWELFRCVHELEFVDYVFHGERGRRETANLELLLQRCSEVTHWVATEVLLCEAPGKRAQLLKKFIKIAALCKQNQDLLSFYAVVMGLDNAAVSRLRLTWEKLPGKFKNLFRKFENLTDPCRNHKSYREVISKMKPPVIPFVPLILKDLTFLHEGSKTLVDGLVNIEKLHSVAEKVRTIRKYRSRPLCLDMEASPHHLQTKAYVRQFQVIDNQNLLFELSYKLEANSQ from the exons ATGAAGCCGCTGGAGAAATTTCTGAAGAAGCAGACGTCGCAGCTGGCGGGCCGAACGGTGGCGGGAGGTCCCGGCGGGGGTCCGGGGAGCTGCGGTGGgcctggagggggtgggggaccCGGCGGGGGCGGCGGTCCAGCCGGAGGACAGCGGTCGTTGCAGCGGCGTCAGAGCGTGTCTCGCCTGCTTCTCCCCGCTTTCCTCCGGGAGCCCCCCGCCGAGCTGGGGCTGGAGCCGCCccttgaggaggaaggagagccgAAGGGGGTCGCGGAGGAGCCGGGCAGCGGGGGGCCCTGCTGGCTGCAGCTGGAGGAGGTGCCGGGGCCCGGGCCGCTCGGGGGAGGGGGGCCCCTGCGCTCCCCTTCCTCCTACTCATCTGACGAGCTGTCCCCTGGCGAGCCCTTGACTTCGCCGCCCTGGGCCCCTCTGGGCGCCCCCGAGCGGCCGGAGCATCTTCTGAACCGGGTTCTGGAGCGGCTTGCTGGAGGGGCCACCAGGGACAGCGCCGCCTCAG ATCTCCTGCTGGATGACATTGTCCTTAcccattctctcttcctcccgACGGAGAAATTTCTGCAGGAGCTACACCAGTA CTTTGTTCGGGCAGGAGGCATGGAGGGCCCTGAAGGGCTGGGCCGGAAGCAGGCCTGTCTAGCCATGCTTCTCCATTTCTTGGACACCTACCAGGGGCTGCTTCAAGAGGAAGAGGGGGCCGGCCACATCATCAAG GATCTATACCTGCTAATTATGAAGGACGAGTCCCTTTACCAGGGCCTCCGAGAGGACACTCTGAGGCTGCACCAGCTGGTGGAGACGGTGGAACTAAA GATTCCAGAGGAGAACCAGCCACCCAGCAAGCAGGTGAAGCCACTCTTCCGCCACTTCCGCCGGATAGACTCCTGTCTGCAGACCCGGGTGGCCTTCCGGGGCTCTGATGAGA TCTTCTGCCGTGTATACATGCCTGACCACTCTTATGTGACCATACGCAGCCGCCTTTCAGCATCTGTGCAGGACATTCTGGGCTCTGTGACGGAGAAACTTCAATATTCAGAGGAGCCCGCGGGGCGTGAGGATTCCCTCATCCTGGTAGCTGTGGCTTCCTCGGGAG AGAAGGTCCTTCTTCAGCCCACTGAGGACTGTGTTTTCACCACACTGGGCATCAACAGCCACCTGTTTGCCTGTACTCGGGACAGCTATGAGGCTCTG GTGCCCCTCCCCGAGGAGATCCAGGTCTCCCCTGGAGACACAGAGATCCACCGAGTGGAGCCTGAGGACGTTGCCAACCACCTAACTGCCTTCCACTGGGAGCTGTTCCGATGTGTGCACGAG CTGGAGTTCGTGGACTACGTGTTCCACGGGGAGCGCGGCCGCCGGGAGACGGCCAACTTGGAGCTGCTGTTGCAGCGCTGCAGCGAGGTCACGCACTGGGTGGCCACAGAAGTGCTGCTCTGCGAGGCCCCGGGCAAGCGCGCGCAGCTGCTCAAGAAGTTCATCAAGATCGCAGCCCT CTGCAAGCAGAACCAGGACCTGCTGTCTTTCTACGCCGTGGTCATGGGGCTGGACAACGCAGCTGTCAGCCGCCTTCGACTCACCTGGGAG AAGCTGCCAGGGAAATTCAAGAACTTGTTCCGCAAATTTGAGAACCTGACG GACCCCTGCAGGAACCACAAAAGCTACCGAGAAGTCATCTCCAAAATGAAGCCCCCAGTGATTCCCTTCGTGCCTCTGATCCTCAAAG ACCTGACTTTCCTGCACGAAGGGAGTAAGACCCTTGTAGATGGTTTGGTGAACATTGAGAAGCTG CATTCAGTGGCCGAAAAAGTGAGGACAATCCGCAAATACCGGAGCCGGCCCCTTT GCCTGGACATGGAGGCATCCCCCCATCACCTGCAGACCAAGGCCTACGTGCGCCAGTTTCAGGTCATCGACAACCAGAACCTCCTCTTCGAGCTCTCCTACAAGCTGGAGGCGAACAGTCAGTGA
- the RAPGEFL1 gene encoding rap guanine nucleotide exchange factor-like 1 isoform X3: protein MLRPGYPLSQESFPIDLLLDDIVLTHSLFLPTEKFLQELHQYFVRAGGMEGPEGLGRKQACLAMLLHFLDTYQGLLQEEEGAGHIIKDLYLLIMKDESLYQGLREDTLRLHQLVETVELKIPEENQPPSKQVKPLFRHFRRIDSCLQTRVAFRGSDEIFCRVYMPDHSYVTIRSRLSASVQDILGSVTEKLQYSEEPAGREDSLILVAVASSGEKVLLQPTEDCVFTTLGINSHLFACTRDSYEALVPLPEEIQVSPGDTEIHRVEPEDVANHLTAFHWELFRCVHELEFVDYVFHGERGRRETANLELLLQRCSEVTHWVATEVLLCEAPGKRAQLLKKFIKIAALCKQNQDLLSFYAVVMGLDNAAVSRLRLTWEKLPGKFKNLFRKFENLTDPCRNHKSYREVISKMKPPVIPFVPLILKDLTFLHEGSKTLVDGLVNIEKLHSVAEKVRTIRKYRSRPLCLDMEASPHHLQTKAYVRQFQVIDNQNLLFELSYKLEANSQ from the exons ATGCTGAGACCCGGTTATCCCTTGAGCCAGGAATCCTTCCCCATTG ATCTCCTGCTGGATGACATTGTCCTTAcccattctctcttcctcccgACGGAGAAATTTCTGCAGGAGCTACACCAGTA CTTTGTTCGGGCAGGAGGCATGGAGGGCCCTGAAGGGCTGGGCCGGAAGCAGGCCTGTCTAGCCATGCTTCTCCATTTCTTGGACACCTACCAGGGGCTGCTTCAAGAGGAAGAGGGGGCCGGCCACATCATCAAG GATCTATACCTGCTAATTATGAAGGACGAGTCCCTTTACCAGGGCCTCCGAGAGGACACTCTGAGGCTGCACCAGCTGGTGGAGACGGTGGAACTAAA GATTCCAGAGGAGAACCAGCCACCCAGCAAGCAGGTGAAGCCACTCTTCCGCCACTTCCGCCGGATAGACTCCTGTCTGCAGACCCGGGTGGCCTTCCGGGGCTCTGATGAGA TCTTCTGCCGTGTATACATGCCTGACCACTCTTATGTGACCATACGCAGCCGCCTTTCAGCATCTGTGCAGGACATTCTGGGCTCTGTGACGGAGAAACTTCAATATTCAGAGGAGCCCGCGGGGCGTGAGGATTCCCTCATCCTGGTAGCTGTGGCTTCCTCGGGAG AGAAGGTCCTTCTTCAGCCCACTGAGGACTGTGTTTTCACCACACTGGGCATCAACAGCCACCTGTTTGCCTGTACTCGGGACAGCTATGAGGCTCTG GTGCCCCTCCCCGAGGAGATCCAGGTCTCCCCTGGAGACACAGAGATCCACCGAGTGGAGCCTGAGGACGTTGCCAACCACCTAACTGCCTTCCACTGGGAGCTGTTCCGATGTGTGCACGAG CTGGAGTTCGTGGACTACGTGTTCCACGGGGAGCGCGGCCGCCGGGAGACGGCCAACTTGGAGCTGCTGTTGCAGCGCTGCAGCGAGGTCACGCACTGGGTGGCCACAGAAGTGCTGCTCTGCGAGGCCCCGGGCAAGCGCGCGCAGCTGCTCAAGAAGTTCATCAAGATCGCAGCCCT CTGCAAGCAGAACCAGGACCTGCTGTCTTTCTACGCCGTGGTCATGGGGCTGGACAACGCAGCTGTCAGCCGCCTTCGACTCACCTGGGAG AAGCTGCCAGGGAAATTCAAGAACTTGTTCCGCAAATTTGAGAACCTGACG GACCCCTGCAGGAACCACAAAAGCTACCGAGAAGTCATCTCCAAAATGAAGCCCCCAGTGATTCCCTTCGTGCCTCTGATCCTCAAAG ACCTGACTTTCCTGCACGAAGGGAGTAAGACCCTTGTAGATGGTTTGGTGAACATTGAGAAGCTG CATTCAGTGGCCGAAAAAGTGAGGACAATCCGCAAATACCGGAGCCGGCCCCTTT GCCTGGACATGGAGGCATCCCCCCATCACCTGCAGACCAAGGCCTACGTGCGCCAGTTTCAGGTCATCGACAACCAGAACCTCCTCTTCGAGCTCTCCTACAAGCTGGAGGCGAACAGTCAGTGA